A stretch of DNA from Tubulanus polymorphus chromosome 6, tnTubPoly1.2, whole genome shotgun sequence:
aaataaaaacagttATTCCTGGTCTATTCATTACCTGTATACAATAGTCTCAATGTACAGCCAGGGCTCTGTATGAAATTCAAGACACTCTCTTGTTTATTCAACTATTCAactattattatcaactgattTATAGTAATCTTCGTAAAATACCTTTGGagattgaaatataaacaataataacTACAGCGGAATTGAgttgttttgatttgataaattaagCAGATTTCACGGTCTGTCGATTACTAGTTTCACTAATATCACCGTATAAACAATCTCTCAATATTGTGTAGTTTTTGTTGGATTCTTTGCAACAAGTTTTATGATTGTGAAACGGTGatttttgtatttattgaaaacATAAAAGTCACCAGAATTATATGTTTCAAGTATCAACTGAACCTTTCAGCATCCAGTATCCTGAAAAGGTTTTActatcaaatcatttctaatatCTTCCTTAATTCTCTCTATCAGAAATTGATTAAGGAGTTTATCTGTTTGTTTTGAGGAGCTGGTTAATGGGCTAGTATTCAAATTGGTCCTAGGGCCAGTTGGCGGTAAATATAGGCCCATTAGCTAAAATTACGCAAGCAAAAATTCCAATTCAGCAACCAGCATCACGTGAGGTTTTACTatcaaatcgatttaattcTCTCTATCAGAAATTGATTAGGGAGTTAATCCTGTGTGTGGAGCTGGTTTTTGGGCTGTGTTCAAATTGGTCCTGGGGCCAATTGCCGGTGAATGTTGGTTAAAATTCTTCAGCTAGAATTACTTGAGATATAAATTCCATTTCTTCAAAGTAAGCAAATATCCCTCATtgatttatgaattgaatgaaggatcattcattttctaCTGTTTTAGGATAGAAATATCGAGTATCCAGATTCATTACACATTTCTAGTTGATTATTGAAACCCCTGATGGCCTTCATTCTGTTATTATTAGACCCTGCGTCAGAGAGGATCAGTATGGAAACTCCAGTGATATGTCGCTGTGTTCTCGGGAGACGAGGCCATTTACATCTTGTaacatatttctatttctgtcAGTGATTCATCTGTCTGGTGATTATAATCAATAATACTTGTCGCTTAGTaaccattcattcattcagtctttatttcgtttttggtaaaataaacaacatagatattcaaatgttCAAATATTCATGTCTGGATTCATGTCTAGAACTACATTATTCATGTTTATTTTGcatattttttttagaaaaaaatgatagtGCATGACAAAATGTACAGGTTTTGAACATATTTCCCCAGTCAGAAGCACATGTAGCCGATACCTCCAGTCTGAGCTGCATTCAGACAATCGCTAGTTAGTCCACTCTAATTAGGCCCCTACCAGGAATGGACCAATTTGGAACAGACCAACTTagtaagataaaatcccactatttaaagattaaagaatttaaaaaccagaatttatttattaaatctaaaatatataaaagacacgacgtttcgatctcaccctagagatcatcgtcaggtgtgagattaagattaaaaacggggggggggggggggggtatatatacagaggtggacaggttaattgagtaaattggtgagtgagtaaataattagtgtttggcaaggcatgaagtaatatacttagaaagaagggaattaTGTGGAGAAAAGGCATTATTAACTTAGTGCATTCACTGCTAGATGTAATTAATACTGTGATGGACTGGTAATTGAAGCATAATTTCTAGAAATGGTCCGTTGTAAAATTATGTAGAATGATCTGTCTTAACTTTGACCGTTTGGTCTGGTCTAAATTGGAATAGaccaaaaaaagttttttgagtaaattgattcattattttgattgattgatttttccAGTGATTGAATATTTAAATCTCGTTCTGAATTGCGATGAAGACAAGTTTTAATCAGATAAATAGACGTAACAGTGAATTCTCCACTGGTTGGACGGTAATTTTAAGATTCCGCTATTCAGCCTgtattgctgctgctgctgccgctgccgctgctgatGCCACTACctctgctgttgctgctgctgctgctgctgctgctgccgctgctgctgctgcttgtgttaagattaaaacccacgaaagattgaaaaatgaaattatttaatcaatgattaaaatcaaaatttaaaagacACAATATTTCAGGCTCCCTAGGGACCATCGTCAGAAGAGAGAATccgaaatttgattttaattcttgataaataCGTTTTGGACAATAACCCGGTTCTCGTGTGTTTTCAAAtctaaatttaattttttttcaaattttgcttttaaatttgtacatattgtaGGTTTCATGTGTATGgataaatttcattatttatgggttttaatcttattattTTCTCTACGCGTCTGAGTGTCCAGCGAGGCTTTGCTACAATTGCTTGTCTTTTTATGCAGTTTTTCATCACTTGCTTTTCATCGCTATCAAAGATAgattttattgaatataatgaattcacATCGATAAGATGTGGATGATTTTTCACTCGCTGATCAGTGTGTGTTGGCATGTCAATTTATGGTTATATATTTACTGTGTTTTATATCAAAGATTTAGATGATCATAGACCCCATCCTGACTCTATGTAATAGATAGAAGATAATCCCTTTTTCTTGCGTAGCTTGAAGACAAATAAAGGTCTGTGAGATCAAGTCCTCCGTGGTTTAGATATGAGTCTTAAGTGTTCACAGCCTTGGACATGTAAAGATAATATGCCGTTGaaattaaagatatatatttattgtcGCTTTGCTCTTTTCACCGGAACTGAAATTACTAAATAAACACCTCTCAATTTTATGTAGGGTGCTTTGTAATTTAGTTTTAAGAATGCTTCCAGTTTTCTAGTGTAAACACTTAATGAATCAATTGACTGATTTGAATGCTGCTTGTCTCACTTATTCTCcacatttcaaaaaaagttTTACGGCACTTGTCTTCAGTGTAGATGCATGCTTAAAAGTAGGGGTTCGGCAAGAAGTGATGAATTAATGATTACTAGCTTTAAGGCTTAGCTTTTTTCGCAAAGTTAttatatttttggaaaatttcacGGGAGTATTCTATCACACCGATGAATTCTTGAAGTCCAAAAATAGTCGAATGACTGTCCACAGATTTGCTAGACAAGTAAGATGGTCTTATTAACCTTGACTAAGCCGCTGGCCCTTTTGAGTTTTATATCTGGGCCACTGTCATAAATAGTATGTATGTATAAGCAAGCATAACGTATGCCTGATAAAAAACTAATAAAACTGTTATCTTAGTCATGTATTACATATAGCACTAACCTATGTATATTATGGTATACAGTTGTACCGGAACTTAGGCCCCTATGACGTGTCATTACTGAAACCTTGACCTTAATCTTcgaaaaaacatcaaaacttaTCAGACGCAAATTTAATCATAAAAACTCTGTTCAAGTCGTCTCATTACTCAAAAATGTTTAATCTGTAAAAAAAGGAAAAGATAGTTCTTTATAGGTTTAATAACTAGTTTATTTATGATGCGAGCTTTTGCTACTAATGCAGTAACTTCATGGGTTCTAGACTCATTTACCCGATGAAGCCATAACTATATTAGTAGCTAAAACTTGCACTCTAAGTACTATTTGATTCTACGTTTGACTAATTCCACACCAGGGCCTGGTTTcttagactgagtatcaaagttatccgtataggtaaatcctcaatctgggtaACAACCATTGAAGTAataatgagaaaccatggatATAACtgacatatttcaaaatattccttTGAACCATTTTGCTttcacatctatgaaacccagtcTTGGTTAACACAGGTCCTCTACAAAAAactgttttcaaaaattttgccCGACATTTTAAACGTCCATCTTACaggaatatttcatttgattacTGATAAAAAAGTGTTGATGACATTtttgtttgattattttttacaGCAACAGTTACAAGCCTATGTAGCATGGACGAATTCACAGTTAAAACGATTGAGTTCGGGATCCTATCGAGTCGTCGATGATCTTAGACATGATTTACAAGATGGAGTTACGTTAGTTCAATTAGTAGAGGTACTATGTAAGTATCCTGATAACATTGCcgacaaaaatcaaatcatcttaatgaattgttatttaaccctttcagtgctgactaatcaataccctaaagtgctggagataatttgaaaatttttagaaattccaccctagtgtgttgaataacgggaataccactatagtgcgtctacaccgcggcgcggtgtatcgttagttactaatatttcactatgtttgacacgtgctgccatttttcaagagagataattactaatgacttattacatcaatacaccgcagtgtggtgtactagcaaaatccatcactgatttatacactgcactgcggtgtaaaCGCACTGTAAACTAACTTTAAGGAGCAAAACCCATGGTTGATGATTTAACAGTTTATTCTGACAATTTCTTTGACtagaaaaaattttgaaactaTCAGCGTAAACTGTTGAACCATCAACTGTCGGTTTTGCTCGTAAGGTATGAAGTTATTTATGTAATGTTGCTGTATGTTGTTTGTATTTGAAGCTGGTGAACAGTTAGAAGGTGTTTGTAGAACTCCACACGCCCTCACTCAGATGAAACAGAATGTGGAAAAAGTGTTAGAATTTATGTCTAATAATCAAATTAGAATGCATCATACAACAGCGAAAGGTTTGTGTTAAAACTACAAAGTTCCATGGTTCCCTGAGTTTGACTCAGAATCGTTTTCAATGCTTTCACGCTTGAGTTATATCTTAATCAACGAATCCTGGATCCACATCCACAGTGATgacatttaaaaaattttttttcctagaTTCTAAAAACTCTGACcaaatttcttcaatttaGCTACGGTTATCAAAACGTTTTGAATTtcaagaaatttattttttcggattttatgaattttcaaatatttcactcattttcctatttgtttaaatgagaaaattttgtaaaaaagtaaatattGTGTTTTTTCTGACTATTATTGTAGATATCGTTGAGGGCAATCTGAAATCGATAATGAGATTAATTCTAGCTTTAGCCGTTCATTATAAACCGAGCAGCGTAAAACTATCAGCGCAAAAACAGATGCAACGAGCTGGAGCTAAACAATCAACAGGGACTACTCAGGTTAGTCATACTAGTGCTTAACTATTAACAATGACTTCTCAGGTTAGTCATATTACTACTTAACTATTAACAATGACTTCTCAGGTTAGTCATACTACAACAGGGACTACTCCACAAATGCAAACATTCTAGGGGCTGATTAAGGGAAAAAGTAGTCCCTGTAGGCAGGTATGATATCTGAGAGGATGAGGTcaaatttgcaggttttaATGATCTCTGTCTTGATGATAAGGACATTTCAGTGGGAAAGGAAGGGACCAGATGCTGTTAACAACCCCTTTGTCTCCCCGGCCATTCTCCTCATGAACATCAATAGAattttactaaacattttgaatgaagatgaaagaacaaaaaattgtttttttttatttcagggtTTACAGAACGCTGCAGTAGCAATAGCTGAAGCCAAACGTGAAGCGGTTACTAGTAATATTCATAAACTACATAAACCAGTAGAATATCAACAACATGTTGTTTCTAATAGGTACGTTTACAACTAACAAACTACACGCGTGCTCGTCTCGGAGCTTAGATATGTATCCAAATTGAGAGTGATATCAGAATTCAGATTTCAACTTGGGAGCGATATCAGAATTCAGATTTcaacttgagagtgatatcagaattcagatttcaacttgagagtgatatcagAATTCAGATTTCAACTTGAGAGGGATATCAGAATTCAGATTTcaacttgagagtgatatcagaattcagatttcaacttgagagtgatatcagAATTCAGATTTCAACTTGAGAGCGATATCAGAATTCAGATTTCAACTTGAGAGCGATATCAGAATTCAGATTTcaacttgagagtgatatcagAATTCAGATTTCAACTTGAGAGCGATATCAGAATTCAGATTTCAACTTGAGAGCGATATCAGAATTCAGATTTCAACTTGAGAGCGATATCAGAATTCAGATTTCAACTTGAGAGCGATATCAGAATTCAGATTTCAACTTGAGAGCGATATCAGAATTCAGATTTcaacttgagagtgatatcagaattcagatttcaacttgagagtgatatcagAATTCAGATTTCAACTTGAGAGCGATATCAGAATTCAGATTTCAACTTGAGAGCGATATCAGAATTCAGATTTcaacttgagagtgatatcagaattcagatttcaacttgagagtgatatcagaattcagatttcaacttgagagtgatatcagaattcagatttcaacttgagagtgatatcagaattcagatttcaacttgagagtgatatcagAATTCAGATTTCAACTTGGGAGCGATATCAGAATTCAGATTTCAACTTGAAAGTGATGATATCAGAGTTACGATTTTTCAAAACGATTACTTGTTAAACAATGTTTGAACTGTTAGTTTCCATTGACaaaattcaattgaagaaaaacccACCATCACGAAATAAAACTGAGGGAGAAAAATCAAagctgttttgaaaatatctcaaagaattgaatttgattcatCGAATCATTAAACTCtttgaaaagtttttaaaGGTTTTTCTCTTCAAGAGAAATCTCATGCTGTACAAGCAGACATGTTACATGCACATGTGTGAaaactacatgtacatgttgGTTGAAGAAATCacctataaatatgaatagaaTTATCTTCATAATTTTCAGGCCACAAGACAGAGAACATcgattcagttatttcaaaccaCCACCGATCACTACAGCGGTCGTAAATAACACCAGGTTCGAAGAGTCATCAGATCACGCCAGTAGTTGTAATAGTCCGTTGGGAAGTATCTCAGTTAGTCCGACATCCAGTATTAGAGTATCTAGTCCAACGAGTAGCGAAGACATACAAACAACTAGTAAATCATCGTCATCACAACCTAAACAACAACGAGGTAGAAATTATCTTAAACATTACATTTCAACTCAACCTCCCCTCCCTTTCTGTTCCCCCCTCCATtactctccctccctccctctcccctccctatTTATTCCCTcgccccctccctccctccctttctGTTCCCCTCCCTCCCATCCTCTCCGGCCCTCTACCCTTCCACCATGTACACAATCTAAAGTAGGCAATTTttttccctctccctccctctctctgtACCccttccccctcccctcccttcCTCTCCGGCGCTCTCCCATGTGTGCATACCTATCAATGCCCCTGTAGTACAATCCCTCTCCTTTATCCCCTCTTTCCCTCTAtattctctctcctctctcctctcttctcatttcctctctctctctctctctgataTGGAATAAGAGAGAGTTAGTTCACTCTTACTGTGATTGTTTTTAACACTTGGTAAATCTCTGTCAGATCAATGAAAGtatgaatgaatttagttTATAGCGAGATTCACTGTAGTTCACACGTGGACTGTATCGCTCATATCACCACAGTTCAATAGTTCGCCATTTTGATTTCCCAGATTGATGATCGTTTTGTGAAATGGTTTGTGGATTTTTCTGTTCGTTGTGTTTTGTAGCCGATAATTCTCCAGACGTCGACGAATCGgaatcaattgaaatttacaaTCAACTTCTCTCGCAACACAACGACATCGAAATCGATATCTCGGATACTAAACAAACTCTCATCTCATTACAACAACTTGTAAGTATTACACATCACAAGGGTTAGTTGCACTGTAAAGGCTTAAATTTAGGGCCAGTCTAAACActttttggttctatagccaatctaacaacttaagaccagtctaaactcattttagttctataaccaatctaacaacttgaaacCCGTCTAAGCtcgttttggttctataaccaatctaacaacttaagaccagtctaagctcattttggttctgtaaccaatctaacaacttaagaccagtctaagctcattttggttctataaccaatctaacaacttgaaaccagtctaagctcattttggttctatgacctatctaacaacttaagaccagtcttacgATTTAAAACCACATTTGGATTTAGGTCATAATTGGCTCCTGAATCCATGAGTCTATgattcaggacccagttccatagttctggaCCACATTGTGAAATTAGGTCGAGTTCTATAGTTCAAGTTGGTTTAGATTTTGTCTTTGGTCTCAAGATACAGCAATCACTGAAACTTAATTCATAACAGACCGTCCTCGCTTACCAGGGCTCGTTTTCTGAGCTGATCAGTTGTATTATGTTGTATTGTAGTTGTTGCACGATcagccaccagatggcgcggAGGAAGCTCCGATATTCGAAGGATCGTCTGCCGAGGAACAAATCGTACGTGATTATAAAATCCGTCTGCCGTCGTCTGTCAACAACAATGTAAACCgttatttttaaaatgtcattcattatattgattttaaagGTTATATTCAAGAGTAAATTACAATTAACGGAACAACAATTACACGAGTGTCACAACGAATTATCAAAAGTAAGGAGCGAATGTATGCAACTACAAGGTACTAAAGTAAGTAGCCCATATTGCACTAACATTATTAGTCATTTCTAGTCACTTTGATTCGGGACCCAGTTTAGTTTGAAATGTACATTTGTGCCATATTTTATTAGTTATGATTGGTGCTATAGTgacaaatttaattcatttccagagccaacaattcattcaaaaccaactgttcctgattttcagtatttgtgaCTATTTTAaacgagaaatactgatttaatttGTTCGATACATTtgcagaaatatgaaagggtCTtcctgttgattactgattaatttgcaCAGAagtatgaaagatgttactgtggttcttactgttgattactgattaatttgaacagaaatatgaaacatgttactgagggtctttctgttgattactgattgatttgaacattttctctcatattatcaatgaaatgttacggaaaaaaattcaatttgttactgatagcagttttcagaggttggcagccaaTGTTTTGAATCTATAGAGTATAATTTCAACTCTCCTAGAGCCGTATTTATACAAAGGATTGTGGATGTGAACTGAGGTCGACTGTTGGCATCATAACTTATAATatcttgttttgattttttagacCGGTCTCCAGCAACGTCTAACCGAACAAGAAAATGCATTTTTACAAATGAAAGCTGAATTTCTGCATAAAGAGATCACGCATCAGAACATAGACAGTGAGAAGGTAAATGAAATAACCCTAAATTGGGGTCAGGGTTGGGGGGGATTGGGGTCAGGGTGGGGGGGATTGGGGTCAGGGTGGGGGGATTGGGGTTAGGGTGGGGGGGATTGGGGTTAGGGTGGGGGGGGGATTGGGGTCAGGGTTGGAGGGGGGGATACCGAGCAGTGAGCATCACAGGTTCTAAAACAGGCTTCCTAAAGATCAGGGAAAATCTGGAAATTCTGACTCTTCTTAGAAATCATGGAAAATTCAgtaacctcttgataagaaacagccctcactgaggatatcttataatttaatcagagAATTTGACtgttttggtgtcttgttgttcttgctggtgacgagtgacacaaggaacctcttgataagaaacactGAGGATCTTGTAATTCAATTAGGGAGTTTATGGTCAAGggtcctggacccagttccacagttgtgagtttagagttaactctgagttaaaattagttcattttcaatgagttaactcaggttcaaatcttaactctgaactgtggaaccggaccCCGGAAATAGAGAAATATCAAGGTGTGTTTACAAGTGCTCAAGTTTATTTTTTGTCTGCTCTTTTGTTTTTTAGAGTGAATTTCAGAAacgtttgaatgaaaaagacAATCAACTTAAAGATCTAAGAGTAAGTATTCAACTGCACTCTCTAGATCCTCAATGTTAgttacaaaaaataaatctgaaaatattcaatttcctGCAGAAGTTGATCATATTTTAATTCCTTAAAAGCGTTTCACATTGTCAAAATATCAAAGTTCTCCTacataatttagaaaataatttagaaattatctatcaatcaattagaatatTTGAGCTGCCTCTTAAGAAGATATTTAAGGGTGATTATaattttcacaatatttttgatcGATTTTTCAGAAAGAATCGACGCATAAAGATCGCACAATAAAACAACTGAAGGTTTGTTAGTTTTAAACGCGGATTTCTCACACTGAATTCTCCATTATTTCTGTTACTGACGCGTGATATTTATTTCTAGGAGGAATTAGAACATCAAAGAGAAGAACGAGATGCGTCGGTGCAAGCGCTCAGAACTCATATACAAACACTCAGTGAAAAACTACAGAAAGTTGGTGAAACTGAGGTAGAGTAGGAGTTAACTTTTCTGAgatcagttgctcaaaaataTGATCTGCATGAGTTATGTAGTAACAAACCCTTgtttcagttccacagttctgaaccctggattcagttccacagttctgaaccctggattcagttccacagttctgaaccctggattcagttccacagttctgaaccctggattcagttccacagttctgaaccctggattcagttccacagttctgaacccttgtttcagttccacagttctaaatcctggattcagttccacagttctaaatcctggattcagttccacagttctgaaccctggattcagtttcacagttctaaatcctggattcagttccacagttctgaaccctggattcagttccacagttctgaaccctggattcagtttcacagttctgaaccctggattcagtttcacagttctgaaccctgGATTCAGTTCTGCCATTCTGACCTAATTCAACTCCAGTGATAAACTTAGCTGAAAGAACTGATGAACTGAGTCCTGTTGTTAATATAGGAGATTAGATTCTCTGATATTCTAATTTTTGCTGTGTTCAAATTGAAGGCTGCCCTATCGGCTCGCGTGGCGTCTCAGGATCGTAAAATGGCTCGATTAGAAGGCAAAATGAAACAAGAAACTCAGTCTAATTATCAGGGAACGTCTCCAAATAATGTAAGTACAGTGAGAGGACCATCCCCTAATGAAACATCTTGCAGTAGATCCagttaaatcctaatttattAGGATTTTTATTTACGGTTAATTTGTTTAAAATGTAACCATTAATGAAAACATTCTGAGTCCATGCTGCGATGATAATATCataatgtttccttgagctagtgtagtttatttctaCGTGACTATATCCAAatattcatcttcaggaatatttGATAGCAGTTTGGAGCTGACTATTgggatatagttgaaacgttgaGTACTAGCTTAAGTAACCATTTTGTATTAAGCTTGTTTGACCGAATCACTATTTGTTTGACTGTATCGCAATAAGACATGAAAGTAGAAACATTGAGTTGTATTTATTATGATAGAACTGTATTCAGGATTTCACCGCTGGTCGAACGGAACAAATAGAAGTTTTACAAGATTCAATCCGTCAACTGCGTTATAATCTACCGCACGATGAACGCAACCAGGTGGCGCTAGATACTCTAGAACATACTCTATCTAATATACTGACTAGATACAGCCATATACAGTCTACACAATCTAAACAAGTAAGTTTTAGAAATACCCTCCCAGtaattcaggatccagttctacagttccactgttcagggtccagttccacagttctggatccagttccacagttctgaaccaagttccacagttctggatccagttccacagttctgaacccagttccacagttctgaatccagttccacagttcaaggactcagttccacagttctgaacacagttccacagttctggatccagttccacagttctaaacccagttccacagttctgaacccagttccacagttctgaactcagttccacagttctggctCTAGTTCGAAAGCTTTGAATTGTtaatagttttaatataaGGTAAAACGACTGTTTAACTGGGTTCTGAGTTTCGTCTATATAACTTTCAGTTCAAATAACATTATTGttacattattgatttttagaATAACAGTGGTGACGCCCTCTATAGTAGTAGTAGTGTACTAGATGGAAGGTCGTCGTCTGCAGCTGCGTCTGTGATGTCATCGATGATGTTCGATTACGATCGTTTAGATAATGGGAATAACACGTTAGATCACAATTCCACTAAAATACTCTATTTCTCTGATCACACTGTTACACCATTCATGTGTACAATACCTAAACGGTAAGACTAATCCCACTCTCCACTCCGTATTCTCCACTCCCCCACTCCCCCTCCCTACTCCCCCCCTCGCTGCTGGCAATGTATCCCACCCTGAATTAGCCATTCATGTGTACTGTACCTAAACATTAAGATTGATCCCACTCTCCACTCCTCACTCTCCACTCCATACTCTCCACTCTCCCCTCTCACTGCTGGCAATGTATCCCACCCTGAATTAGCCAATACTCCACTCTGGCAGATCTGGGGGCAAAGCCTTCATCCAGTTGAGCGGTCTTCCGCAAAGTGCTGATGAAAAACTAACCTActaaatgattgaaatattttatatttccaaTGTAATTCTCTGACCAGAAATTCCACAGGTATTACATGAAAACGCATCTCAATTTGGTGCCCGCTCGGATCAGTTGCACTTCTCGAAATCAACCTACGGGCCCTCACTTAAAATACGGGTACTATGTCTATCCCCAGGCTCCTATACCTGAATTATGTATTTTGATGTATCTTTTACAGATTAGGTTTGGTAACATTGAAAGATTTCAAACAAATCTACGACAGACAAGGAAATTTTAGATATCATTTCAAATCGTTGGATCCAGAATTTGGAACCGTTAAAGAAGAGGTAATTAATTAACATAaattaacataaattataGACCATCCAATTATTCAATCCTTGAATAAAGAAGAGGTAATTaattaacataaattataGACCATCCAATTATtcaatcattgaataaaaaagaGGTAATTaattaacataaattataGACCATCCAATTActcaatcattaaataaagaagagGTAATTaattaacataaattataGACCATCCAATTActcaatcattaaataaagaagagGTAATTaattaac
This window harbors:
- the LOC141907130 gene encoding dixin-like, producing the protein MDGYPMSCLMDLCFMQQQTRNMFHQSYSNPDLGNESTLTPPISLDERPGADGWDSDDSDVTKVKLESNTPSYTRAARAVEAFLQLWPPAAPTPVSRSHSAHAIQSRDCQPLLLNPRPHSSGNLNPRASGRYTVTGPAQQITEQFLCKQSSLPWQNGSAAAEDLDRTTEQRRSAFVRVPARSRRNDKPSSSGNATRGPTSGPAQRNKGNPLTTFEAGPGKQGLPRVMITAPVAAGEDSGKTGAVKSAPTVRKPFVTPSEDANISEDSEHQQQLQAYVAWTNSQLKRLSSGSYRVVDDLRHDLQDGVTLVQLVEVLSGEQLEGVCRTPHALTQMKQNVEKVLEFMSNNQIRMHHTTAKDIVEGNLKSIMRLILALAVHYKPSSVKLSAQKQMQRAGAKQSTGTTQGLQNAAVAIAEAKREAVTSNIHKLHKPVEYQQHVVSNRPQDREHRFSYFKPPPITTAVVNNTRFEESSDHASSCNSPLGSISVSPTSSIRVSSPTSSEDIQTTSKSSSSQPKQQRADNSPDVDESESIEIYNQLLSQHNDIEIDISDTKQTLISLQQLLLHDQPPDGAEEAPIFEGSSAEEQIVIFKSKLQLTEQQLHECHNELSKVRSECMQLQGTKTGLQQRLTEQENAFLQMKAEFLHKEITHQNIDSEKSEFQKRLNEKDNQLKDLRKESTHKDRTIKQLKEELEHQREERDASVQALRTHIQTLSEKLQKVGETEAALSARVASQDRKMARLEGKMKQETQSNYQGTSPNNNCIQDFTAGRTEQIEVLQDSIRQLRYNLPHDERNQVALDTLEHTLSNILTRYSHIQSTQSKQNNSGDALYSSSSVLDGRSSSAAASVMSSMMFDYDRLDNGNNTLDHNSTKILYFSDHTVTPFMCTIPKRLGLVTLKDFKQIYDRQGNFRYHFKSLDPEFGTVKEEISNDDDILPGWEGKIVAWIEEDHG